The Caldisericia bacterium genomic sequence CAAAAACATATTTCTTTGGAGGTATTGCAAGAAGAGATGATCCTGAACCTTGATAAACAAATGGAACACCATTTTGATTTAAATAGTCCATTACAGCAAGACACCCTGGTGTTCCAAGTCCTGCAACTATTGCAAAAACTTTATCCTCTTCAACCATCTTTTTAACACCAGTAACTGTTAATGCTGGGTTAAATTGATCATCAAAAGTTATAACTTTTATCTTTCTTCCATAAACACCACCTTGATCATTTATATAGTTTATATACGCTTGGAATCCATGGTTAAATGGAACACCAATAATTGCAACTGGACCAGTAAGTGCTGCAAATGTCCCAATTTTTATCTCATCTTGCGATACTCCAGGAACAGTATATTTTGCTTTACTTCTTATATAAACAAGTTTTCTCTGTGGTTCCCAATAAACAGAAAGACCAAGTGCTTCAGAGATGAATCTAATTGGAACCATTGTTCTTCCAGACTTAATATATGGTGCTGCCTCAAGTGAATAAGATTTTCCATCAATTGTTGCTATTGTTGAGCCAATTCTTAGTTTTATAACTTTTCCTTCTTGTTTTATAGTAACTTCTTTTAAAACACCATCCCACCCTACCTCTGCACCAAATGTTTCAGCCACAAGTCTTAATGGAACAAATGTTCTTCCAGCAACAATTTCAGGAGCAACATCCATTTGAAGTTGCATTCCATTTAAAACATAACTCTTAAGCCCAACAGTTAAAACAAGGAAAAATTCTTTTTGTGCCCTTGCTTTTGGTGTTAAAACTACACTAAGGAGAAGAGTTAAAATTAAAGAAAATAAAATTAATTTTTTCATTTAAAACCTCCTTTTTAATAAAAAAATTTTTAAAATTAAATGGTGAGACCACCATCAACACTTAAAATTGCCCCTGTAATGAAAGATGCATCATCAGAGGCTAAAAAACATATTGCTTTTGCAACTTCAACCGCTTCACCCATTCTTCCAAGAGGTGTCTTTGAGATCATAAATTCAATAACTTTTTCTGGCACCTTTTCAGTCATTGGAGTTTTAATAAAACCTGGCGCAACTGCATTTACTCTAATTCCCTTTTTGCCAAACTCTTTTGCCCATCCCTTTGTCATTCCAATAACTCCTGCTTTGCTTGCAATGTAATTTGTTTGCCCTACATTTCCATAAATTGCAACAACTGATGAAACATTAATAATTACTCCGCTCTCCTTTTCATACATAAAAGGAATAACAGATTTTGTAAGGTTAAATGTTCCTGTAAGATTAACTGCTATTACCTTATCCCAATCTTCTTTTGTCATTTTTGTAAGAAAATTATCTCTTGTGATACCAGCATTATTAACTAATATATCGATTCTTTTATGTTTTTCATAAATCTGGTTTACAACTTCATTAACTTTTTCATAATCTGTTATGTCAACTAAATATCCTTCTGCATAATTTCCTTCATTTTTAATCTCATTAAGAGTTTTATTCAGTTCTTCTTCATTCACATCAAAAATGATTACCTTTGCACCTTCTTTTGCAAAAAGTAATGCACACTCTTTTCCTATTCCTCTTGCTCCACCTGTAATTATTGCAACTTTATCTTTAAACCTCATTTACTCTCCTCCTTATAACCACCTCATAAAATAAACAGCCATTGCGTATCCACCACCAGAAGCACACATAACAACAAGATCACCTTTTTTAATTTTGTTATTCATAAGGGCATCATGAAGTGCCATAGGAATACATGCTGAACCTGTATAACCAAATTTATCCATCACCATATGTGTCTTCTCCAAAGGAAGATTCAGCACCTTCATAACATCTTCAATTGTTACTCTTCTCACTTGAGTGAAAAGAAGAAAATTAATGTCCTCTACCTTATACCCTCCTTTCTCAACAACTTCTTTTATTAATTTTGGCCACATCTCAAAATTTACATCTGGATATTTTTTGTTATATCTTACAAAATGTCTTCCAGTTCTAATATATTCTGGAGTTGGAACTGCTTGTGATCCTAAATATAAACCAAGATAATCCCAATATGTACCATCTGCAAAAAGTTTTGATGAGATAAACCCTTTTTCTTGAGATTCAATTTTTTCTAAAATTACCGCTCCTGCTCCATCTGAAAACATTGGTGCAGTTATTTTGTCATCCCAATTTAAAAATTTTGTCATAGCATAGGTTCCAATAACCATTGCTCTTTTCATCTTTTCTTCTGTAAGAAGATATCTTGTTGCAATATCAAGTGCTGTAACAAAAGCAGCACATGCACAATTCACATCAAAAGTCGCAGCATTTTTAAGTCCAAGTTTTGCTTGAACTATTGAGGATGTTGCTGGAGAAAAGAAATCTGGAGTATCGGTTGCAACAATCAAAAGATCTATATCTAATGGAGAAAGATTTCCATTTTTAAGCGCTTCTTCACCTGCTTTTTTTGCAAGATCTGAGGCTCCCTCCCAAGATTCAGATATTTTTTTGACATAAATTCCTAATTTTTCTACCATCCAATCTCTTGTTTCTTTTCCATACATCTCTTCAATTTTTTTATCTGTTAAAGTGAAAGGTGGTGAATAGATACCTGTTGATAAAATTCTTGTGGTTATCATATTACCTCCCTAATAAAAAATTTTTAACAACCTCATTAAATTCTTCTGCTTTCTCAATAAAACAGAGATGACCAGCATCTTTTATTATGTGAAGTTTTGAATTTTTTAAACTATTTTTTAAATTAATTCCATTTTGTTTTGGCACAATTTTATCTTTTTCTCCAATAATTACTAAAACTTCATTTTCAATCTCATGGACCTCTTTTTCCATATTAAAACTTGCACCAGATGTTACTTGACCTTGATAAGCATATGGAGGTTGAGGAGTTTCAAGAAGGGAATTTACAATCTCTTCAATCAACTCTCTTTTCTCTTTTATAAACTTTTCTGTAAAACCAAGAGAAAGAGAATTAAATCCTTTTTCAAATGGAGTTTTTCCACCTCCTCCTGTCAACATGACATTTAAAACTTCCATAGATGGTGGAATGTAGTTTGGACCTCCATAAGCAGTGTTAACTAAAACTCCTTTATTTATCTCTTTTCCATATTTGTGTAAAACTTTTAAAGCAACAAATCCACCAAGAGAAACACCAAGAATATTTGGTTTATCCAATTTTAATCCTCTTATTAGCCCAATTGTATCATCTGCGAAAATATCTACTGAATAGCCTGAAATTGGTTTATCAGATTTACCATTTCCCCTTAAATCAAATACAACAACTTTGAAGTAATTTTTTAAATATTCAATTTGATATTTCCACATGAAAATATTTTGTGCAAGACCCTCAATTAAAACAAGAGGTGCTCCTTCTCCATAAATCTCATAATAAAGATTCACATCATTAACTTTAAAGAACCCCAAATCTACTCCCTCCTTTCATAAAATGATATTTTTTCAAGAAAACCTAAAACAACAGTTTTTATCTCCTCTTGTTTCTCAACTGTAATTGCGTGACCTGAATCTCCTACTATTAAAAGTTCACTTTGAGGAATATTTTTTTGAATTATTTTTGAAAATTTAATTGGTTTAAGAGTATCAAATTCCCCTGCAACAACAAGAGTTGGAACAGAGATGTTTTTTAACTTTGGTGTTAATGGATTTTTATAAAGGTTAAGGAATGATTCCATAAGTTTAATTGAAGCATCATAATCAAAATTAAATAATGACTCTTTAAGTTTTTGCCTTAATATATTCTCATATTTTTCTAAAAAATCCTTTGAATAGACATCTTTTATCCAAGAGTTAATAAAAGATTCAACATTTTTAGTTTTCGCTCCTTCAATCCACCTTTCAATCTTTTCTTTTAACTCATCATCAACTTCACTAACTGATGAGATTATAATTAGAGATTTAACTCTATCAGGAAAAAGAGTTGTAAAACAAAGTGCAACTTCACCACCATAAGAAATACCAACTAAATTAATCTTTTCAATTTGAAGTGAATTTAATAACTCAAAAAAATCTTTTGAATGAAGTTCAAGTGAGTAAGAATCTCCTTCTTTTCCTGAATTCCATTGTCCTCTAAAATCGTGAAGTAAAACTTTATATTTTTTTGAAAAAGTGGGAACAAATTGAGAAAAACTTGATGTTGACATGAAAATGCCATTTAGTAAGGCGAGTGGCTCCACTTCACCATAAAGTTCATAATAAATTTTTGTATCATTAATATTCAAATACCCCATTTTTAACACCTGATTCAAGTATAATTTTATACCTGAATCATATGTAATTTTATACAAATATCTCAACTTTGTCAAGTGGAATGTTAAATAAAAAGGTCAGGCATTTATAAAAAATTTTATTTTGCCTGACCCTTAAATAAAAGAAATATTTAAAATTAAATTATAATTTTTCTTATTTATTCATATTAAGAAAATCAAGCATGGATTTTCTATAAGTTTCATATGCAGAGAGTCCTTTAGGTGTTAGTCGACATATTGTTAATGGGAGTCTACCACGAAAAGTTTTTTCTATTTCAATATATCCTGCTTTCTCAAGTTTAGTAAGATGAACTGAAAGGTTGCCACGAGTTAGTTGAGTAGCATGTAATAAAAAAACAAAGTCAGCCTCTTTAACTATAGATAATATTGACATAATTGCTAAGCGTGCGGGTGAGTGAATAACTTCGTCAATATTTGGTATTTTAGGTAAAGAATTTTTATTCATAATATTTACCTTTAATTAACAGAATACTTGTTCAAATATCTAATAAGAGTAATCAATCCACCAATTATCATTGAAATACCTGTTATTGCAAACATCACTTCAACTGAGATTATATACAAACCACTTATTACACCAATGATTGCATAGATTAGATAACGAATATTTTTTTGAGAATATGAAATAATTAATAAAAAGATTGCAAAAAAGAATGGCAACAGAATAGTGTAAAATTTTTTCAAACCTTCAATTCCTCTTGTAGATAAAATAAAAATTACAATTAAAATAAGTAAAATTGCAACAAAAAAAACTATATAAAATTCTTAATGATAACTCTTTAGGAGTTGGTTTTTTATAAACAACATAACCTGTTCGAGGATAAGTAAAATAAAATTTAATTTTATCAATAATGATACGACCAAATGCAATTAAAAATAATAAGGAGATATTTCTAAAAATTAATATTAAAGAAAACCCAAATTTGGTATATAACATAGTTAGTATTGTATAGAGAATTAAACAGAATCCAATATACAAATCTGGCACA encodes the following:
- a CDS encoding ABC transporter substrate-binding protein, producing the protein MKKLILFSLILTLLLSVVLTPKARAQKEFFLVLTVGLKSYVLNGMQLQMDVAPEIVAGRTFVPLRLVAETFGAEVGWDGVLKEVTIKQEGKVIKLRIGSTIATIDGKSYSLEAAPYIKSGRTMVPIRFISEALGLSVYWEPQRKLVYIRSKAKYTVPGVSQDEIKIGTFAALTGPVAIIGVPFNHGFQAYINYINDQGGVYGRKIKVITFDDQFNPALTVTGVKKMVEEDKVFAIVAGLGTPGCLAVMDYLNQNGVPFVYQGSGSSLLAIPPKKYVFAVQPNYINEGQIFVKYIVEELKMNKIALLYRDDDAGNEGRKGVEKGIERFGGQLVLKTPFPGTETDFTSYLLKVKDSGADALILYEPTSSANVANVLKTAKSLGLTQKIFLPYPHSGIYAAAGEAAEGVYVTGWVDFSNPNDPGVKKFYEVWLKYYPKDNPLLFSYAVAGFVAGEIFVEALKRAGPYPTRDAIVWALETFYGWSGYVAKDINYGPNERSGKYSMFFMRIEKGQLIKVSDWISVYQKP
- the fabG gene encoding 3-oxoacyl-[acyl-carrier-protein] reductase: MRFKDKVAIITGGARGIGKECALLFAKEGAKVIIFDVNEEELNKTLNEIKNEGNYAEGYLVDITDYEKVNEVVNQIYEKHKRIDILVNNAGITRDNFLTKMTKEDWDKVIAVNLTGTFNLTKSVIPFMYEKESGVIINVSSVVAIYGNVGQTNYIASKAGVIGMTKGWAKEFGKKGIRVNAVAPGFIKTPMTEKVPEKVIEFMISKTPLGRMGEAVEVAKAICFLASDDASFITGAILSVDGGLTI
- a CDS encoding ketoacyl-ACP synthase III, which produces MITTRILSTGIYSPPFTLTDKKIEEMYGKETRDWMVEKLGIYVKKISESWEGASDLAKKAGEEALKNGNLSPLDIDLLIVATDTPDFFSPATSSIVQAKLGLKNAATFDVNCACAAFVTALDIATRYLLTEEKMKRAMVIGTYAMTKFLNWDDKITAPMFSDGAGAVILEKIESQEKGFISSKLFADGTYWDYLGLYLGSQAVPTPEYIRTGRHFVRYNKKYPDVNFEMWPKLIKEVVEKGGYKVEDINFLLFTQVRRVTIEDVMKVLNLPLEKTHMVMDKFGYTGSACIPMALHDALMNNKIKKGDLVVMCASGGGYAMAVYFMRWL
- a CDS encoding alpha/beta hydrolase; amino-acid sequence: MGFFKVNDVNLYYEIYGEGAPLVLIEGLAQNIFMWKYQIEYLKNYFKVVVFDLRGNGKSDKPISGYSVDIFADDTIGLIRGLKLDKPNILGVSLGGFVALKVLHKYGKEINKGVLVNTAYGGPNYIPPSMEVLNVMLTGGGGKTPFEKGFNSLSLGFTEKFIKEKRELIEEIVNSLLETPQPPYAYQGQVTSGASFNMEKEVHEIENEVLVIIGEKDKIVPKQNGINLKNSLKNSKLHIIKDAGHLCFIEKAEEFNEVVKNFLLGR
- a CDS encoding alpha/beta hydrolase, coding for MGYLNINDTKIYYELYGEVEPLALLNGIFMSTSSFSQFVPTFSKKYKVLLHDFRGQWNSGKEGDSYSLELHSKDFFELLNSLQIEKINLVGISYGGEVALCFTTLFPDRVKSLIIISSVSEVDDELKEKIERWIEGAKTKNVESFINSWIKDVYSKDFLEKYENILRQKLKESLFNFDYDASIKLMESFLNLYKNPLTPKLKNISVPTLVVAGEFDTLKPIKFSKIIQKNIPQSELLIVGDSGHAITVEKQEEIKTVVLGFLEKISFYERRE
- a CDS encoding transcriptional regulator, whose amino-acid sequence is MNKNSLPKIPNIDEVIHSPARLAIMSILSIVKEADFVFLLHATQLTRGNLSVHLTKLEKAGYIEIEKTFRGRLPLTICRLTPKGLSAYETYRKSMLDFLNMNK